The following proteins are co-located in the Poecile atricapillus isolate bPoeAtr1 chromosome 2, bPoeAtr1.hap1, whole genome shotgun sequence genome:
- the KLHL18 gene encoding kelch-like protein 18 isoform X2 has product MLEAAADPELDPEDLVHFSVGDLPSRGYGVMGEIRRQGKLCDVTLKVGDHKFSAHRIVLAASIPYFHAMFTNDMMECKQDEIVMQGMDPSALEALINFAYNGHLAIDQQNVQSLLMGASFLQLQNIKDACCTFLRERLHPKNCLGVRQFAETMMCTVLYDAANSFIHQHFVEVSMSEEFLGLPFEDVLELVSRDELNVKSEEQVFEAALAWIRYDRDQRESFLPELLSKIRLPLCRPQFLTDRVQQDDLVRCCHKCRDLVDEAKDYHLMPERRPHLPAFKTRPRCCTSIAGLIYAVGGLNSAGDSLNVVEVFDPIANRWEKCQPMATARSRVGVAVVNGLLYAIGGYDGQLRLSTVEVYNPDSDSWSKVESMNSKRSAMGTVVLDGQIYVCGGYDGNSSLNSVESYSPETNKWTAVTPMSSNRSAAGVTVFEGRIYVSGGHDGLQIFNSVEYYNPHTSSWHAVSPMLNKRCRHGAAALGSRMFVCGGYDGSGFLSAAEVYSSVADQWYLIVPMNTRRSRVSLVANCGRLYAVGGYDGQSNLSSVEMYDPETNRWTFMAPMVCHEGGVGVGCVPLLTI; this is encoded by the exons AGCGCTCACCGGATCGTTCTGGCAGCTTCCATCCCTTATTTCCACGCCATGTTCACCAACGACATGATGGAGTGCAAGCAGGATGAGATCGTCATGCAGGGCATGGATCCCAG TGCGCTGGAGGCTCTGATCAACTTCGCCTACAACGGGCACCTGGCCATAGACCAGCAGAACGTGCAGTCCCTGCTCATGGGGGCGAgtttcctgcagctgcagaacatcAAGGACGCGTGTTGCACCTTCCTCAGGGAGAG gcTTCATCCCAAGAACTGCCTGGGTGTGCGGCAGTTTGCCGAGACCATGATGTGCACGGTGCTCTACGACGCCGCCAACAGCTTCATCCACCAGCACTTCGTGGAGGTCTCCATGTCCGAGGAGTTCCTGGGCCTGCCCTTCGAGGATGTCCTGGAGCTCGTCTCCAGGGATGAGCTCAACGTCAAATCCGAGGAGCAG GTGTTTGAAGCTGCCCTGGCCTGGATCCGGTACGACAGAGACCAGAGGGAATCCTTCCTGCCCGAGCTGCTCTCCAAAATCCGGCTGCCCCTGTGCCGGCCGCAGTTCCTCACGGACCGCGTGCAGCAGGACGACCTGGTGCGCTGCTGCCACAAGTGCAG GGATCTGGTTGACGAAGCCAAGGATTACCACCTGATGCCGGAGCGCCGGCCGCACCTGCCGGCGTTCAAGACGCGGCCGCGGTGCTGCACATCCATCGCGGGGCTGATTTACGCCGTGGGGGGACTCAACTCAGCAG GCGACTCTCTGAACGTGGTGGAGGTGTTTGACCCCATTGCCAACCGCTGGGAGAAGTGCCAGCCCATGGCCACGGCGCGGAGCCGCGTCGGCGTGGCCGTGGTCAACGGGCTGCTCTACGCCATCGGCGGCTACGACGGCCAGCTGAGACTCAGCACCGTGGAGGTTTACAACCCTGACAGTGATTCCTGGTCCAAAGTGGAAAGCATGAACAGTAAAAGGAG CGCCATGGGGACGGTGGTGCTGGATGGGCAGATCTACGTGTGCGGTGGGTACGATGGAAACTCATCCCTCAACTCGGTGGAGTCCTACTCTCCAGAAACAAACAA gTGGACAGCAGTGACCCCCATGAGCTCCAACCGCAGCGCTGCCGGGGTCACCGTGTTCGAGGGACGGATCTACGTGTCCGGAGGGCACGACGGGCTCCAGATCTTCAACAGC GTGGAATACTACAACCCGCACACCTCCAGCTGGCACGCGGTGTCGCCCATGCTGAACAAGCGGTGCCGGCACGGCGCAGCCGCGCTGGGCAGCCGAATGTTCGTGTGCGGCGGCTACGACGGCTCCGGTTTCCTCAGCGCCGCCGAGGTCTACAGCTCCGTGGCCGACCAGTGGTACCTGATCGTGCCCATGAACACCCGGCGCAGCCGCGTGTCCCTCGTGGCCAACTGCGGCCGGCTCTACGCCGTGGGCGGCTACGATGGACAGTCCAACCTCAGCTCGGTGGAGATGTACGACCCCGAGACCAACCGCTGGACGTTCATGGCGCCCATGGTGTGCCACGAGGGCGGGGTGGGCGTGGGCTGCGTGCCGCTGCTCACCATCTGA
- the KLHL18 gene encoding kelch-like protein 18 isoform X1: MLEAAADPELDPEDLVHFSVGDLPSRGYGVMGEIRRQGKLCDVTLKVGDHKFSAHRIVLAASIPYFHAMFTNDMMECKQDEIVMQGMDPSALEALINFAYNGHLAIDQQNVQSLLMGASFLQLQNIKDACCTFLRERLHPKNCLGVRQFAETMMCTVLYDAANSFIHQHFVEVSMSEEFLGLPFEDVLELVSRDELNVKSEEQVFEAALAWIRYDRDQRESFLPELLSKIRLPLCRPQFLTDRVQQDDLVRCCHKCRDLVDEAKDYHLMPERRPHLPAFKTRPRCCTSIAGLIYAVGGLNSAANFYAGDSLNVVEVFDPIANRWEKCQPMATARSRVGVAVVNGLLYAIGGYDGQLRLSTVEVYNPDSDSWSKVESMNSKRSAMGTVVLDGQIYVCGGYDGNSSLNSVESYSPETNKWTAVTPMSSNRSAAGVTVFEGRIYVSGGHDGLQIFNSVEYYNPHTSSWHAVSPMLNKRCRHGAAALGSRMFVCGGYDGSGFLSAAEVYSSVADQWYLIVPMNTRRSRVSLVANCGRLYAVGGYDGQSNLSSVEMYDPETNRWTFMAPMVCHEGGVGVGCVPLLTI; encoded by the exons AGCGCTCACCGGATCGTTCTGGCAGCTTCCATCCCTTATTTCCACGCCATGTTCACCAACGACATGATGGAGTGCAAGCAGGATGAGATCGTCATGCAGGGCATGGATCCCAG TGCGCTGGAGGCTCTGATCAACTTCGCCTACAACGGGCACCTGGCCATAGACCAGCAGAACGTGCAGTCCCTGCTCATGGGGGCGAgtttcctgcagctgcagaacatcAAGGACGCGTGTTGCACCTTCCTCAGGGAGAG gcTTCATCCCAAGAACTGCCTGGGTGTGCGGCAGTTTGCCGAGACCATGATGTGCACGGTGCTCTACGACGCCGCCAACAGCTTCATCCACCAGCACTTCGTGGAGGTCTCCATGTCCGAGGAGTTCCTGGGCCTGCCCTTCGAGGATGTCCTGGAGCTCGTCTCCAGGGATGAGCTCAACGTCAAATCCGAGGAGCAG GTGTTTGAAGCTGCCCTGGCCTGGATCCGGTACGACAGAGACCAGAGGGAATCCTTCCTGCCCGAGCTGCTCTCCAAAATCCGGCTGCCCCTGTGCCGGCCGCAGTTCCTCACGGACCGCGTGCAGCAGGACGACCTGGTGCGCTGCTGCCACAAGTGCAG GGATCTGGTTGACGAAGCCAAGGATTACCACCTGATGCCGGAGCGCCGGCCGCACCTGCCGGCGTTCAAGACGCGGCCGCGGTGCTGCACATCCATCGCGGGGCTGATTTACGCCGTGGGGGGACTCAACTCAGCAG CAAATTTCTATGCAGGCGACTCTCTGAACGTGGTGGAGGTGTTTGACCCCATTGCCAACCGCTGGGAGAAGTGCCAGCCCATGGCCACGGCGCGGAGCCGCGTCGGCGTGGCCGTGGTCAACGGGCTGCTCTACGCCATCGGCGGCTACGACGGCCAGCTGAGACTCAGCACCGTGGAGGTTTACAACCCTGACAGTGATTCCTGGTCCAAAGTGGAAAGCATGAACAGTAAAAGGAG CGCCATGGGGACGGTGGTGCTGGATGGGCAGATCTACGTGTGCGGTGGGTACGATGGAAACTCATCCCTCAACTCGGTGGAGTCCTACTCTCCAGAAACAAACAA gTGGACAGCAGTGACCCCCATGAGCTCCAACCGCAGCGCTGCCGGGGTCACCGTGTTCGAGGGACGGATCTACGTGTCCGGAGGGCACGACGGGCTCCAGATCTTCAACAGC GTGGAATACTACAACCCGCACACCTCCAGCTGGCACGCGGTGTCGCCCATGCTGAACAAGCGGTGCCGGCACGGCGCAGCCGCGCTGGGCAGCCGAATGTTCGTGTGCGGCGGCTACGACGGCTCCGGTTTCCTCAGCGCCGCCGAGGTCTACAGCTCCGTGGCCGACCAGTGGTACCTGATCGTGCCCATGAACACCCGGCGCAGCCGCGTGTCCCTCGTGGCCAACTGCGGCCGGCTCTACGCCGTGGGCGGCTACGATGGACAGTCCAACCTCAGCTCGGTGGAGATGTACGACCCCGAGACCAACCGCTGGACGTTCATGGCGCCCATGGTGTGCCACGAGGGCGGGGTGGGCGTGGGCTGCGTGCCGCTGCTCACCATCTGA